In Leucobacter sp. CX169, a single genomic region encodes these proteins:
- a CDS encoding CarD family transcriptional regulator — translation MQFEVGETVVYPHHGAAKIIEVKKRKLGGEEKLFLKLQVNQGDLTIEVPAENCDLVGVRDVIDQEGLERVFEVLRTPFTEEPTNWSRRYKANLEKLASGDVIKVSEVVRDLWRRDQDRGLSAGEKRMLAKARQILVSELALAEKTDEERAGAVLDEVLAS, via the coding sequence ATGCAATTTGAGGTTGGCGAGACTGTTGTCTACCCCCACCACGGCGCGGCGAAGATCATTGAGGTCAAGAAGCGCAAGCTCGGCGGTGAAGAGAAGCTCTTCCTGAAGCTGCAGGTGAACCAGGGCGATCTGACCATTGAGGTACCCGCGGAGAACTGCGACCTCGTCGGCGTTCGTGACGTCATCGACCAGGAAGGGCTCGAGCGCGTCTTCGAGGTGCTCCGCACCCCGTTCACGGAAGAGCCGACCAACTGGTCGCGCCGGTACAAGGCGAACCTTGAGAAGCTCGCCTCCGGCGACGTCATCAAGGTGTCGGAGGTCGTGCGCGACCTGTGGCGCCGCGATCAGGATCGCGGCCTCTCGGCTGGAGAGAAGCGCATGCTTGCGAAGGCGCGCCAGATTCTCGTGTCTGAGCTGGCACTTGCCGAGAAGACCGACGAGGAGCGCGCGGGCGCGGTACTCGACGAAGTACTGGCCTCCTAG
- a CDS encoding DNA modification methylase yields the protein MNTRIVSSVALAAVIALGATGCSLIAHQGTLTPYAPSDGIDANAGAVEVRNLLLVVSEENGVLNTVFTAVNSSDSVQQLSMTIVSSDSQQTVHTFEIEPGTTKFGDPSSDLDLAIVQDPAARAGALASVYLQSGNSTEVQRDVPILDGTLAEYANYVLTAAQLKAALPATDDLTGEEVPETDVEAATTTPAAE from the coding sequence TTGAACACCCGGATCGTCTCGTCTGTCGCGCTTGCGGCCGTCATCGCCCTTGGCGCGACTGGCTGCAGCCTGATCGCACACCAGGGCACCCTGACCCCCTACGCCCCGAGCGATGGCATCGATGCGAATGCTGGCGCCGTCGAGGTGCGCAACCTTCTCCTCGTCGTCTCCGAGGAGAACGGCGTCCTGAACACCGTCTTCACGGCTGTGAACTCGAGCGACAGCGTGCAGCAGCTCTCAATGACGATCGTCTCGAGCGACAGCCAGCAGACGGTGCACACCTTCGAGATCGAGCCTGGCACTACCAAGTTCGGCGATCCCAGCTCGGATCTTGACCTTGCAATCGTGCAGGATCCGGCCGCACGCGCCGGCGCCCTGGCGAGCGTCTACCTGCAGTCGGGCAACTCGACCGAGGTCCAGCGCGACGTCCCCATTCTTGACGGCACCCTGGCGGAGTACGCAAACTACGTCTTGACCGCAGCCCAGCTGAAGGCCGCACTGCCCGCGACCGACGATTTGACCGGCGAAGAGGTCCCCGAGACCGACGTCGAGGCGGCCACGACCACCCCGGCCGCCGAGTAG